In Humulus lupulus chromosome 7, drHumLupu1.1, whole genome shotgun sequence, the following are encoded in one genomic region:
- the LOC133788442 gene encoding DNA repair protein RAD51 homolog 4 isoform X2 — protein sequence MAPLKSLEQDHRDIDSHFQSFCALFVEDFLLNDHYVLAAMAERQPESERLKQGITELLSIIDGQHKPLLNGMELLADALHNKRVLSTGCDGIDLLLGGGLREGQLTELVGPSSSGKTQVCLQAASNVAKKHMGSVLYLDTSNSFSPQRIACFLDLAKGRFLQNVMNSILCQSVYDIFTMFGVLHQLESSMRSQRGPQMVRLIIIDSISSLITPILGGSGSHVIAGHALMVSAGYLLKKLAYEYNLAVLVTNHTVGGEGGVPKPALGETWKSISHVRLLLSHDRENNTSSVSIIKHPSLASGMASSFVICG from the exons ATGGCTCCATTGAAGTCTTTAGAGCAAGACCACCGAGATATCGATTCCCATTTCCAATCATTTTGTGCTTTATTCG TAGAAGATTTCCTACTCAACGACCACTATGTATTAGCTGCAATGGCCGAACGACAACCCGAATCCGAGAGATTGAAGCAG GGCATTACGGAGCTTCTTTCTATTATTGATGGCCAACATAAGCCATTGTTGAATGGTATGGAGCTTTTGGCTGACGCTCTCCATAATAAACGTGTATTATCAACTGGGTGTGATGG GATTGACTTATTGCTTGGAGGTGGATTACGCGAGGGGCAGTTAACTGAACTTGTTGGTCCATCGTCTTCTGGCAAAACCCaa GTTTGTCTACAAGCTGCCTCAAATGTCGCAAAAAAGCACATGGGAAGTGTTCTTTACTTAGATACAAGCAATTCTTTCTCACCTCAACGTATTGCCTGCTTTCTTGATTTG GCTAAAGGCCGTTTTCTTCAGAATGTTATGAACAGTATCTTGTGCCAGTCAGTGTATGATATCTTCACAATGTTTGGAGTTTTACATCAGCTTGAATCCAGTATGAGGTCTCAGAGAGGACCACAAATGGTGCGGTTGATTATTATTGATTCAATTTCTTCACTTATTACCCCAATTCTTGGAGGCAGTGGTTCACATG TAATTGCTGGGCATGCTTTGATGGTATCTGCCGGATATCTTCTAAAGAAGTTGGCATATGAGTACAATCTTGCAGTGTTG GTGACCAATCACACAGTAGGTGGGGAGGGAGGTGTTCCTAAACCAGCTCTTGGGGAGACTTGGAAGAGTATCTCACATGTGAGGCTTCTTCTTTCCCATGATCGGGAAAACAATACCTCCAGTGTTTCCATAATAAAACACCCATCCTTG GCTTCTGGAATGGCTTCAAGTTTTGTAATTTGTGGCTGA
- the LOC133788442 gene encoding DNA repair protein RAD51 homolog 4 isoform X1 — MAPLKSLEQDHRDIDSHFQSFCALFGIFSVEDFLLNDHYVLAAMAERQPESERLKQGITELLSIIDGQHKPLLNGMELLADALHNKRVLSTGCDGIDLLLGGGLREGQLTELVGPSSSGKTQVCLQAASNVAKKHMGSVLYLDTSNSFSPQRIACFLDLAKGRFLQNVMNSILCQSVYDIFTMFGVLHQLESSMRSQRGPQMVRLIIIDSISSLITPILGGSGSHVIAGHALMVSAGYLLKKLAYEYNLAVLVTNHTVGGEGGVPKPALGETWKSISHVRLLLSHDRENNTSSVSIIKHPSLASGMASSFVICG; from the exons ATGGCTCCATTGAAGTCTTTAGAGCAAGACCACCGAGATATCGATTCCCATTTCCAATCATTTTGTGCTTTATTCGGTATTTTCTCAG TAGAAGATTTCCTACTCAACGACCACTATGTATTAGCTGCAATGGCCGAACGACAACCCGAATCCGAGAGATTGAAGCAG GGCATTACGGAGCTTCTTTCTATTATTGATGGCCAACATAAGCCATTGTTGAATGGTATGGAGCTTTTGGCTGACGCTCTCCATAATAAACGTGTATTATCAACTGGGTGTGATGG GATTGACTTATTGCTTGGAGGTGGATTACGCGAGGGGCAGTTAACTGAACTTGTTGGTCCATCGTCTTCTGGCAAAACCCaa GTTTGTCTACAAGCTGCCTCAAATGTCGCAAAAAAGCACATGGGAAGTGTTCTTTACTTAGATACAAGCAATTCTTTCTCACCTCAACGTATTGCCTGCTTTCTTGATTTG GCTAAAGGCCGTTTTCTTCAGAATGTTATGAACAGTATCTTGTGCCAGTCAGTGTATGATATCTTCACAATGTTTGGAGTTTTACATCAGCTTGAATCCAGTATGAGGTCTCAGAGAGGACCACAAATGGTGCGGTTGATTATTATTGATTCAATTTCTTCACTTATTACCCCAATTCTTGGAGGCAGTGGTTCACATG TAATTGCTGGGCATGCTTTGATGGTATCTGCCGGATATCTTCTAAAGAAGTTGGCATATGAGTACAATCTTGCAGTGTTG GTGACCAATCACACAGTAGGTGGGGAGGGAGGTGTTCCTAAACCAGCTCTTGGGGAGACTTGGAAGAGTATCTCACATGTGAGGCTTCTTCTTTCCCATGATCGGGAAAACAATACCTCCAGTGTTTCCATAATAAAACACCCATCCTTG GCTTCTGGAATGGCTTCAAGTTTTGTAATTTGTGGCTGA